The DNA window GAGCAGCTGGTGGGCCACAAGCACCGGCTTGGCCGCCTGCAACAGGCCGCCGAGGGCCCCCCTGTAGTCAGCGAACTGGTAGTCCCCGAGGACGTAGAATGGGGAGAGGACTAGGGCCCTGCTGACCCTCCTGAGCCTGGCGTGCACCCCAAGGGCCTCAAGCCTCCCAAGCTCGCCCGCGAACCTCCTAAAGCTCTCAGCCGATGGCTTAGGCCTCCCGTCCCTGCCCACTAGGCCGAAGCCGAGCTCGAGGTTCCTCCACTCGTAGGGCGGCTCGCCCTCAGCCGGAAAGTCGGAGAAGCACCAGACCATGGCGCCGGAGGCGCCGTGGGCCAGGGCGGAGTACAACACCTCGTAGATGAAGGCCGCCCTGTCCTGCTCCGAGAACTGGAGGCTGCTGAAGCCGAACTCCTCAAGTATTACGGGCACCTGGCCGTCGTCAGAGAAGAGCTCTATCATGCCTGAGTAGCTGAAGCCGTGCCTGACTGGGTCGCTGTCGTAGAGGTAGAGGTGGAGACCGACATAGTCAACCAGGCCCCTGACGAGCGTCGGCCTCTGGGCGTAGGAGTCGGCCACGTCGCCCGAGCCTATTACGTGCTCGCCGTCAGCCGACCTCAGCGCCTGGACCAGCGCCCTGACCAGGCTGAGCTGGGCCTCCTGCGACGGCGGCCGCCTGAGGAGGCTCATCTCGTTGCTCAGCACCCAGCCCCCGAGCCCCCTTGAGCCCTTCACGGCTGAGGCGACGGCCGAGGCGAACCTCGCTGTGCCCTCAACGCCCCTCGGCGAGTAAATGTCGTTGTCGGGGGCCCAGGGCACAGCCCAGTTCCTCCCGCTCATGTGACCCACCAGCAGCGTGATGAAGGCAGCCACGCCAGCCTCGCCGAGCCTGTCAAGGAGCCAGCGGAGCCTGCCCAGCTGCTCCCCCTCACGTCGCCGGTCGGCGTGACCCAGTCCTCGTCCAGCAGGAACACCCTGGCGGCCCTGACGCCCAGGTACTTCATCATGTTTATGTCCTCAGCTATGGCGCCCTCGTCCCAGCGCCTCCACATCATTATGTTGGACCCCCTGGGCCAGTAGTTGACGCCCAGGAGGAACCTGAAGGACCCGTCCGTGAGGACCAGGGGACCCTTGGCCTCGGTGCGCAAGTCCTATCGCCGCTGGTGGACGAGCCGCTGAAAATTAACCCTTTACCACAAGCTCCTGGGCTATTACGTCTAAGTTCCTCACGAAGTCGGCGAGCTGCAGCACTGGGACCACAGCCACCCCATCCACCACCTTGGGCAGGTCCTCCCTCAGGACCACCAGGGCCGGCACCAGCCTTCCAGGCGGCCCCTTAAGGCTTAGGCTGACGCCTGGGGCCTGCCACTAAACTTCAGCGCCTCCCTCTCGTAGGCCCTGACGACGTCATCAAGCGTCACTATGCCCACAAACTTGCCGTCCTCCTCAACTATTGCGTACCTGGAGTTGGTCCTGGACATCATGTTTATGGCCTCCTCGAGCGAGGAGTCAGGCCTCACGTGGCCCGGCTCGGGCCTCAGGTACCTTATGGCGGGCTCCTCAGCCCTGCCCGACCTCAAGTCTACAGCGCTAACTATGCCGAGCACCCTGTTGACTGCGTCGACTACAGGCAGCGAGAGGAGGCCGGCCGCGGAGACCTCGCTCAGCGCCTCCGACACGCTCGAGTCGTGCCTGACGAATGCCCTCCTGGGGGGCACGTCGGCCACCTTGATCCTCCTGAGCAGCGGGACCGAGTACTCCCCCGCGTGGGCCGGCGAGTGGGCCCTGCTCTGCACCTGCTCCCTCAGCAGCGTCGGCCCCCTGAACACCATCATGGCTACTGCCAGGGCTATCATCTCGCCAGGCAGGAGTGCCAGGCTCTCCGTCATCTCAACAGTCATGAGCATGGAGCTTATGGGGGCGGACGAGGCAGCCCCGAAGGTTGAGAGCATGCCCACAACTACAAACGGCACAACATCAGGGAAGAGCCTGGGGCTCACTATGTGGAGGGCCTCACCGAAGGCGAGGCCCGTGAAGGCCCCCACGTCAAGGCCTGGGGCGAAGACGCCTCCCTTGGCCCCGCTGCCCAACGTTAAGGACGTGGCCAATATCTTTGAGAGGGGCAAAAGGGCCAGGGCAACCAGGAACGGCAGCAACGAGGGCGGCTGGACGCTGCTGGAGAGCTGTCTGACCCAGCCGAGCCCCTCACCCATGTCCTCTGGGAACACTAGCACTATGGCTCCAACTGCGACCCCTCCCAGGGCGGCCCTCGCCACTGAGCTCCTGACTGCAGACCTGAGCCACGATGAGAGGCCCCTGAGGGACCTCGTGTAAAGCATGGCCATGCCCCCGGCTATCAGGCCGAGGACTGCGAAGATGGGCAGGTAGAGGGCGTTGAAGGGGCCCGCATATGCCCCAAGTATCGGGGAGTAGCCGGTGGCCGCCCCAAATATGACGTAGGAGACGCTCGACGCTATGAAGGCCGGGTATAGGACCTCGGGCTCTATGTCGTTCCTGTAGAGGAGCTCCCCCGCGAGGAGGGCGCCTGCGAAGGGGGTCTTGAAGATGGTTCCTATCCCGGCCCCAAGGCCTATGGCAACAGCCCTCCTCCTGTCCTCGGCGCTCATGTTAAGGGCCCTTGATATAAGCTGGGATATTGCTGCCCCGGCGTGGGATGCCGGTCCCTCCCTGCCTGCGCTGCCGCCCAGCCCAAGCGTTATTGCCGACGAGACTATGGCCCCAGGGGCCTCCTCGGCCCTCATCCTCAGGTTCCTGTGGAACGCCCTGACGGCCGGGTCGCTGCCGACCTCAGGCGTCCTGAAGGCGTAGGCAACTATCAGCGACAGCGGGAATGCCAGGGCCAGCACGGCTGGCATCAGGAGTAGCCGTGGCAGCTCCCTTGAGTACTCGGCTGGGCTGAAGCCGAACTCATTTATGTGAAGGAGGTCAAGGAGAACAGAGCGGCTTATGGCGAGCTCAAGGTAGTAGAGGCCTAGGGCGGCGAGGCCGACGGCGACTCCTATCACTATCCCTGCTATGAACCACCTCTCGTAGTAGGGCAGCTCTGAGAGCTTCATAATCTCCCTCAGGCGCTGGACGGCCAAGGAAAAAAGCTTTGAGGCGCATAGCATAAATTCCTAGCCTCCAAGGCGTCATGGGGACCCGCTTGAGGCCCAGTCTGAGCTCAAGGCTCAAGGTCCTCTCGGACTCGCCCATGAAAATTATAGCCTCCCTCCTGGGCCCCGCCGGGGCCAACGTGATAAGGCTCCACGCCGGCGAGCCAAGCCTCCCGCCTCCCCTTGAGCTGGTTGACCAGGTGGTCGATGACCTGAGGAGGCCGGAGTCCTACGCGTATACCCCAGTCACTGGGCTCCCTGAGCTCAGGGAGGCCCTTGCTGAGGACCTGAGGGCTGACGGCATTGATGTGACCCCGGATGAGGTTGCTATAACTTCGAGTGGCACCACCTCGATATTCGGCGTCCTCTCAGCCATCCTCGACCCTGGCGACGAGGTAATTTTGACTGACCCGACATTTATGATGTACAGGCCGGTGATAGAGTACCTAGGCGCCAGGGCCAGGTGGGTCAGGTCGCCGCCTGAGGAGGGCTTCCAGCCCGACGTGGAGGCCATTAAGGAGGCCATTGGGGAGAGGACCAAGGCCATAGTTGTTGTGGACCCCGACAACCCGACGGGCAGACTCATGAGGCCGGAGGCCTCCAGGGCCCTGGCCGAGGTGGCCCAGGACAAGGGCGTCTACCTTCTGGTGGACGAGGCCTACAGAAGGATAGTCTACGAGGGATCGTACCAGAGCCCCCAGAGGTACGCCCCTGACAACGTGGTGGGCCTGGGCAGCTTCTCCAAGGACCCTGGGGTCCCTGGCCTCAGGGTTGGCTACGTCTACGGGCCTAAGGAGCTCGTAGAGGCCTACGCTGAGCTCAACGGCCACATGGTCTTCGGGGCCTCGAACGCCTCCCAGCTCTTCGTCCTCAGGTACCTGCGCTGGAGGGGCAGGGAGGCCTTCATACGCTCAGTCGTCGAGGAGTACAGGAGGAGAAGGGACGCCGCCGTGAGCGCGGCCAGGAGGCACCTGCCCTCTGCCAAGTTCATGGTCCCCCAGGGCTCCATGTACCTCTACCTAGACCTGTCGCCACTCGTCAGCGACTCGGAGCGCTTCGCAGCAGAGCTGGCCTCGAGGCACGGGGTCACTGTAATGCCTGGCACGGCCTTCGGCCCGAGCGGCAGGACCTTCGTAAGGGTTACCTTCGTTAGCCAGCAGCCGGACAGGCTCGAGGAGGGCATAAGGAGGATAGGGGCCGCCCTCAGCTGACGGGCCAAGGGCGTATCTATTTATTTGACGTCCGCCACGCAAGCCTGGGTACCCGGCATGATAAGGATTAACCTTCCTAAGCAGGAGATCAACACGTTCTACACCTTCCCTGACTCCGAGCCCGCCGAGGAGCACTGCAGGGGCCTCGCCTGCTACGCCGCCAGGTCCCTCAACCCTGAGGCCTGGTCAAAGGCGGTCTCCCAGCAGCCGCCAACCTACTGCCTTGGCAAGTGCTACATGGGGCCCTCGAGCACCTCAACTAAGGGCTACCCAGTAGTTGAGGTGAGGTCCAGCAAGGCCGTCGTGCTGAGGCACATAGTTAAAGGCCCTGTTGAGGGCCTCGGCCAGTACCTTGAGCTCGGCGGCATGAGGGGCCTTCAGAAGGCGCTCAGGATGACTCAGGCCGAGGTCATAGAGGAGGTCAAGAGGTCCCAGCTGAGGGGCAGGGGAGGCGCCTACTTCCCCACTGGACTGAAGTGGGAGTCAGCGTACCAGCAGAGGGCGCCCCAGAAGTATGTCATAGTCAACGGCGACGAGGGGGACGCGGGGGCGTACGTTGACAAGCTCCTGATGTGGTGGGACCCATACCTTGTGCTTGAGGGGGCGCTCATAGCAGCATATGCAGTAGGCGCCTCAAAGGTCTACTTCTACATAAGGAGGGAGTACCCGGAGGCCATATCGTCCGTGAGGAGGGCAGTTAAGGAGCTCTACGAGGCCGGCTACGCGGGCCCAGGAGCTTCAAAGGGGCTGCCCGTCGAGGTTGAGGTCCACGTCGGCAGGGGCTCCTACGTGGTGGGCGAGGAGACGGCAATGATAAACGCCATAATGGGCAGGAGGCCTGAGCCCATGCCGAGGCCCCCTTACCCCACGGAGAGGGGCCTGTTCGGTATGCCAACCGTCGTAAACAACGTTGAAACCTTGGCCAACGTGCCGTGGATCATCGAGAACGGGGGCGACAAGTACGCTGAGATGGGCTACAATAAGAGCAGGGGCACCAAGGTGCTCAGCCTCAACAGCCTGTTCGAGAGGCCGGGCCTCTACGAGGTAGAGTTCGGCGTCCCACTTAAGGAGGTAGTCTACGACATGGGAGGCGGCCTCAAGGGCGGCAGGAGGCTCAAGGCGGTCATGATAGGCGGCCCCCTTGCCTCCCTCATAACGCCTGAGGAGCTTGACGTGAGGCTAGGCGTCGAGGAGCTCAGGGAGATAGGGGCCAGCCTTGGCCATGGGAACGTGATAGCGTTCAGCGACGACAGCAGCGCGGCCGACATACTTCATGAGGTCCTGCTGTTCGCCTCCTTCGAGTCGTGCGGCAAGTGCTTCCCCTGCAGGCTCGGAACAGCAAAGCTCGAGGCCATGTTTAGGAAGGGCTACCTGACCCAGGAGGAGGCAAAGGAGGCCATGAGTATAGCTAACACCATGAGCGTCGCCTCCCTGTGCGCCCACGGCCAGTCCACTGGGCAGGCCGTCGCTGTCACGCTTAAGAAGTTCTGGAACGAGGTGGTGAGGTGAGAGGCCATGCCGGTCAGGGTCATAATAGATGGTAAGGAGGTCGTGCTTGAGAAGCCCACCACAATACTTAACGCCGCCAGGGGGGCAGGCATTGACATACCTTCGCTCTGCTACGACGAGAGGCTTCAGCCCTATGGAAGCTGCAGGCTATGCATGGTCGATGTCAAGGGGAAGGGGCTGCGGCTGGCCTGCCTTACAACGGTGCAGGACGGCATGGAGGTCGTCACCGAGACCCCAGAGATAGCGGAGCACAGGAGGAACATACTTAGGATGCTTGCGGAGAGGCACCCAGCTGACGCCAGCGGCAGGGTCGCCGACCTCTTCAAGAGGTACGGCGTTGAGCCATCAGGCAAGGAGAGTCCGAGGCTGATTGATGATAGCCACCCGCTGCTCTACGTTGACCTAAACAAGTGCGTTGGCTGCTTTAACTGCGTCAGGGTGTGCGAAGAGTATGTGGGCAGGCTCATATGGAGGACCATGTACAGGGGCGAGCAGACCATAGTCATGCCTGAGACCGGGAGGATTGGCACCAGCTCGTGCATAAGCTGCAGGGCCTGCGTCGACGTCTGCCCGAGCGGGGCCATACTTGACAAGGTCATGGGCTTCGCCAAGCCCTCGTCATGGGGTGAGACGGCGTGCTCCTACTGCTCACTCTCATGTCCGCTTAAGGTGGGCTTTGACGGCTCAGGGCCCGTCTACGTTGAGGGTGAGAGGGACAAGCTGCCCTTCTCGGCGGAG is part of the Acidilobus sp. 7A genome and encodes:
- a CDS encoding glycoside hydrolase family 42; amino-acid sequence: MAAFITLLVGHMSGRNWAVPWAPDNDIYSPRGVEGTARFASAVASAVKGSRGLGGWVLSNEMSLLRRPPSQEAQLSLVRALVQALRSADGEHVIGSGDVADSYAQRPTLVRGLVDYVGLHLYLYDSDPVRHGFSYSGMIELFSDDGQVPVILEEFGFSSLQFSEQDRAAFIYEVLYSALAHGASGAMVWCFSDFPAEGEPPYEWRNLELGFGLVGRDGRPKPSAESFRRFAGELGRLEALGVHARLRRVSRALVLSPFYVLGDYQFADYRGALGGLLQAAKPVLVAHQLLTAAGAQASVRHEPELEPSDPRRLIVVPSAVSGLATTWRKLLEYVEAGGTLYASLLRGVGGVRFVHESGTQLWQELFGVEPALRVGSPGVKLAGRLSLRLERSLGDLREGWEAAFDVEEPIYAYSVRPVDADVIATVNGEPAVFIVRRGKGSAILSTFPVEAALAYSEVVGDWKPYADLYHALVVESGVEALRPSDPRVEVQELRGDGQSLVIAVSHWPGELSAELPISGASLVAGNAALEGSGPVKLRMPPRGAAALLVGEP
- a CDS encoding chloride channel protein — encoded protein: MAVQRLREIMKLSELPYYERWFIAGIVIGVAVGLAALGLYYLELAISRSVLLDLLHINEFGFSPAEYSRELPRLLLMPAVLALAFPLSLIVAYAFRTPEVGSDPAVRAFHRNLRMRAEEAPGAIVSSAITLGLGGSAGREGPASHAGAAISQLISRALNMSAEDRRRAVAIGLGAGIGTIFKTPFAGALLAGELLYRNDIEPEVLYPAFIASSVSYVIFGAATGYSPILGAYAGPFNALYLPIFAVLGLIAGGMAMLYTRSLRGLSSWLRSAVRSSVARAALGGVAVGAIVLVFPEDMGEGLGWVRQLSSSVQPPSLLPFLVALALLPLSKILATSLTLGSGAKGGVFAPGLDVGAFTGLAFGEALHIVSPRLFPDVVPFVVVGMLSTFGAASSAPISSMLMTVEMTESLALLPGEMIALAVAMMVFRGPTLLREQVQSRAHSPAHAGEYSVPLLRRIKVADVPPRRAFVRHDSSVSEALSEVSAAGLLSLPVVDAVNRVLGIVSAVDLRSGRAEEPAIRYLRPEPGHVRPDSSLEEAINMMSRTNSRYAIVEEDGKFVGIVTLDDVVRAYEREALKFSGRPQASA
- a CDS encoding pyridoxal phosphate-dependent aminotransferase — protein: MRPSLSSRLKVLSDSPMKIIASLLGPAGANVIRLHAGEPSLPPPLELVDQVVDDLRRPESYAYTPVTGLPELREALAEDLRADGIDVTPDEVAITSSGTTSIFGVLSAILDPGDEVILTDPTFMMYRPVIEYLGARARWVRSPPEEGFQPDVEAIKEAIGERTKAIVVVDPDNPTGRLMRPEASRALAEVAQDKGVYLLVDEAYRRIVYEGSYQSPQRYAPDNVVGLGSFSKDPGVPGLRVGYVYGPKELVEAYAELNGHMVFGASNASQLFVLRYLRWRGREAFIRSVVEEYRRRRDAAVSAARRHLPSAKFMVPQGSMYLYLDLSPLVSDSERFAAELASRHGVTVMPGTAFGPSGRTFVRVTFVSQQPDRLEEGIRRIGAALS
- a CDS encoding NADH-ubiquinone oxidoreductase-F iron-sulfur binding region domain-containing protein, which codes for MIRINLPKQEINTFYTFPDSEPAEEHCRGLACYAARSLNPEAWSKAVSQQPPTYCLGKCYMGPSSTSTKGYPVVEVRSSKAVVLRHIVKGPVEGLGQYLELGGMRGLQKALRMTQAEVIEEVKRSQLRGRGGAYFPTGLKWESAYQQRAPQKYVIVNGDEGDAGAYVDKLLMWWDPYLVLEGALIAAYAVGASKVYFYIRREYPEAISSVRRAVKELYEAGYAGPGASKGLPVEVEVHVGRGSYVVGEETAMINAIMGRRPEPMPRPPYPTERGLFGMPTVVNNVETLANVPWIIENGGDKYAEMGYNKSRGTKVLSLNSLFERPGLYEVEFGVPLKEVVYDMGGGLKGGRRLKAVMIGGPLASLITPEELDVRLGVEELREIGASLGHGNVIAFSDDSSAADILHEVLLFASFESCGKCFPCRLGTAKLEAMFRKGYLTQEEAKEAMSIANTMSVASLCAHGQSTGQAVAVTLKKFWNEVVR